A region of candidate division KSB1 bacterium DNA encodes the following proteins:
- a CDS encoding polysaccharide deacetylase family protein, protein MNVPILAYHKVSDRFEWSINSVSPRAFKSQIQFLVDHHFYTISLEQYFDSSIEVGPTRRPIIITFDDSDESVLLHAFPIMQAAGFQATLFIVSGYVGHWNRWDANLGGIYSRHLSWDQIKLLVQAGWEVGSHTVSHPDLVSLSNKELQNELKGSREVIESKLNQRVRFISYPFNRFDRRVIDVAQQAGYCGACALWVSQRWNDLPWQFRVPRLGVYRIDSLSWFKKKLAASWMERFKQRLISLASHGTIWYKRLHR, encoded by the coding sequence GTGAATGTTCCGATTTTAGCATATCATAAGGTCAGCGATCGTTTTGAGTGGAGCATTAATTCCGTCTCCCCTCGGGCTTTCAAGAGCCAGATACAATTCTTGGTGGACCATCATTTTTATACTATTTCCCTGGAGCAATATTTTGATTCCAGCATAGAAGTGGGTCCTACGCGTCGCCCTATTATCATCACATTTGATGATTCGGACGAGTCGGTGCTATTGCACGCTTTCCCGATTATGCAAGCGGCTGGGTTTCAGGCGACCCTGTTTATCGTCTCTGGTTATGTGGGACATTGGAATCGGTGGGATGCGAATTTAGGAGGCATATATTCGAGACATTTGAGCTGGGATCAGATTAAACTACTGGTCCAAGCTGGCTGGGAAGTTGGATCGCACACGGTGAGCCACCCTGATCTGGTCTCTCTCTCTAATAAAGAGTTGCAAAACGAGTTGAAAGGATCTCGGGAAGTGATCGAATCCAAATTAAACCAGCGTGTCCGATTTATTTCTTATCCTTTCAATCGATTCGATCGTCGGGTGATAGATGTGGCTCAGCAGGCTGGCTACTGCGGCGCTTGTGCGCTCTGGGTATCCCAACGTTGGAATGATCTGCCGTGGCAGTTTCGAGTGCCCCGGCTCGGCGTTTATCGTATCGATTCCCTGAGCTGGTTCAAAAAAAAGCTCGCTGCTTCGTGGATGGAGCGCTTCAAGCAACGCCTCATTAGCCTTGCT